The proteins below are encoded in one region of Parambassis ranga unplaced genomic scaffold, fParRan2.1 scaffold_21_arrow_ctg1, whole genome shotgun sequence:
- the LOC114429932 gene encoding NACHT, LRR and PYD domains-containing protein 12-like: MSQCEDREEGVPPSKSPLCGDHESRTKAQRSGPGPGPASCVSMKSDWSKDHPPYFKDVDPIFMLLEENIVRFVKDELKKIQKLLSPDYPECSESQREDEEDEEQRSSRESLVQITVHFLRRMKQEELAERLQSRTHAAECGRKLKSNLKGKFQCVFEGIAKAGEPTLLNQIYTELYITEGGTAEVNEEHEVRQIETASRKAHRPETSIRPEGIFKGSPGRQEPIRTVMTKGVAGIGKTVLTQKFTLDWAEDKANQDIQFTFPFTFRELNVLRERKFSLVELVHHFFTETKEAGICTFQHLQVVFIFDGMDECRLPLDFHNNETLSDVTESTSVDVLLTNLIRGKLLPSARLWITTRPAAANQIPPDCVDVVTEVRGFTDPQKEEYFRRRFREEEQASRIISHIKTSQSLHIMCHIPVFCWITAGVLEDMLETREGAELPKTLTEMYIHFLVVQTKMKKDKYDGEAETDSPWNKNNREMIQSLGKLAFDQLQKGNLIFYESDLTECGIDIRAASVYSGVFTQIFKESGLYQDKVFCFIHLSVQEFLAALHVHLTFISSAVNLLEQQQRTTLWYKVFRNKPELKHLHQTAVDNSLQSPNGHLDLFLRFLLGLSLETNQTLLWGLLTQTGSSSQTNQETVQYIKEKISENLSAERSINLFHCLNELNDRSLVEKIQKALRSGRLSTDELSPAQWSALVFILLSSEEDLEVFDLKKYSASEEALLRLLPVVKASNKVLLSSCNLSERSCEALSSVLSSQSSSLRELDLSNNDLQDSGVKQLSRGLESPECRLQTLSLSGCLITQEGCASLALALTSNPSYLRELDLSYNHPGDSGVKLLSALLNSPDCSLKTLRVEHGGEQWLKPGLRKYFCQLEVDTNSVHTKLKLSDNNRKVTHVEEEEQQYPDHPDRFDWCPQLLCRNVLTGRCYWEVEWRGVVYISVSYRRIRRKGDSADCMFGGNNQSWSLICYDDHGYSVYHNNRGTSVSSSSVSHRAAVYVDCPAGTLSFYRVSSDTLIHLHTFSTTFTQPLHAGFWLYPGSSVS, encoded by the exons ctgctggaggagaacattgtcaggtttgtgaaggatgagctgaagaagatccagaagctcctgagtccagattacccagaatgctcagagagtcagagggaggatgaggaggatgaagagcagaggagcagcagagagtcattagtgcagatcacagtgcacttcctgaggaggatgaagcaggaggagctggctgagcgtctgcagagca gaactcatgctgcagagtgtggacgtaaactcaagtctaacctaaaggggaagttccagtgtgtgtttgaggggatcgctaaagcaggagagccgacccttctgaaccagatctacacagagctctacatcacagagggagggactgcagaggtcaatgaggaacatgaggtcagacagattgaaacagcatccaggaaagcacacagaccagaaacaagcatcagaccagaaggcatctttaaaggctcacctggaagacaagaaccaatcagaacagtgatgacaaagggagtggctggcatcgggaaaacagtcctaacacagaagttcactctggactgggccgaagacaaagccaaccaggacatccagttcacatttccattcactttcagagagctgaatgtgctgagagagagaaagttcagcttggtggaacttgttcatcacttcttcactgaaaccaaagaggcaggaatctgcacctttcagcacctccaggtggtcttcatctttgatggtatggatgagtgtcgacttcctctggacttccacaacaatgagaccctgagtgatgtcacagagtccacctcagtggatgtgctgctgacaaacctcatcagggggaagctgcttccctctgctcgcctctggatcaccacaagacctgcagcagccaatcagatccctcctgactgtgtggacgtggtgacagaggtcagagggttcactgacccacagaaggaggagtacttcaggaggaggttcagagaggaggagcaggccagcaggatcatctcccacatcaagacatcacaaagcctccacatcatgtgccacatcccagtcttctgctggatcactgctggagttctggaagacatgttggaaaccagagagggagcagagctgcccaagaccctgactgagatgtacatccacttcctggtggttcagaccaaaatGAAGAAGGACAAGTATGATGGAGAAGCTGAGACAGATTCACcctggaacaaaaacaacagggagatgatccagtctctgggaaaactggcttttgatcagctgcagaaaggaaacctgatcttctatgaatcagacctgacagagtgtggcatcgatatcagagcagcctcggtgtactcaggagtgttcacacagatctttaaagagagtggcctgtaccaggacaaggtgttctgcttcatccatctgagtgttcaggagtttctggctgctcttcatgtccatctgaccttcatcagctctgctgttaacctgctggaacaacaacaaagaacaactctGTGGTATAAAGTCTTTAGAaacaaacctgaactaaaacatCTCCACCAGACTGCTGTGGACAactccttacagagtccaaatggacacctggacttgttcctccgcttcctcctgggtctttcactggagaccaatcagactcttctatggggcctgctgacacagacaggaagtagctcacagaccaatcaggaaacagtccagtacatcaaggagaagatcagtgagaatttgtctgcagagagaagcatcaatctgttccactgtctgaatgaactgaatgatcgttctctagtggagaagatccaaaaggccctgagatcaggacgtctctccacagatgaactgtctcctgctcagtggtcagctctggtcttcatcttactgtcatcagaagaagatctggaggtgtttgacctgaagaaatactctgcttcagaggaggctcttctgaggctgctgccagtggtcaaagcctccaacaaagttct actgagcagctgtaacctctcagagagaagctgtgaagctctttcctcagttctcagctcccagtcctctagtctgagagagctggatctgagtaataatgacctgcaggattcaggagtgaagcagctgtctcgtggactggagagTCCAGaatgcagactgcagactctcag tctgtcaggttgtctgatcacacaggagggctgtgcttctctggccttggctctgacctccaacccctcctatctgagagagctggacctgagctacaatcatccaggagactcaggagtgaagctgctgtctgctttactcaacagtccagattgtagtctgaagactctcag ggtggagcatggtggagagcagtggttaaaacctgggctgaggaagt atttctgtcaacttgaagtcgacacaaactcagtgcacacaaagctcaaactgtctgacaacaacaggaaggtgacacatgtggaggaggaggagcagcaatatcctgatcatccagacagatttgactggtgtcctcagctgctgtgtagaaatgttctgactggtcgctgttactgggaggtcgagtggagaggagtggtttatatatcagtgagttacagaagaatcagaaggaaaggagacagtgctgactgcatgtttggaggaaacaatcagtcctggagtctgatctgctatGATGATCATGGTTACTCTGTCtatcacaataacagaggaacatccgtctcctcctcctctgtctctcacagagcagcagtgtatgtggactgtcctgctggcactctgtccttctacagagtctcctctgacacactgatccacctccacaccttcagcaccacattcactcagcctctacatgctgggttctggttgtatcctggttcctcagtgagt